One genomic segment of Balaenoptera musculus isolate JJ_BM4_2016_0621 chromosome 11, mBalMus1.pri.v3, whole genome shotgun sequence includes these proteins:
- the BRD2 gene encoding bromodomain-containing protein 2 isoform X2: MLQNVTPHSKLPGEGNAGLLGLGPEAAAPGKRIRKPSLLYEGFESPTMASVPALQLTPANPPPPEVSNPKKPGRVTNQLQYLHKVVMKALWKHQFAWPFRQPVDAVKLGLPDYHKIIKQPMDMGTIKRRLENNYYWAASECMQDFNTMFTNCYIYNKPTDDIVLMAQTLEKIFLQKVASMPQEEQELVVTIPKNSHKKGAKLAALYTPPPEIPTTVLNIPHPSVISSPLLKSLHSAGPPLLAVSAAPPAQPLAKKKGVKRKADTTTPTPTAILAPGSPASPPGGLEPKAARLPPMRRESGRPIKPPRKDLPDSQQQHQSSKKGKLSEQLKHCNGILKELLSKKHAAYAWPFYKPVDASALGLHDYHDIIKHPMDLSTVKRKMENRDYRDAQEFAADVRLMFSNCYKYNPPDHDVVAMARKLQDVFEFRYAKMPDEPLETGPLPVSTALPPGLAKSSSESSSEESSSESSSEEEEEEDEEDEEEEEESESSDSEEERAHRLAELQEQLRAVHEQLAALSQGPISKPKRKREKKEKKKKRKAEKHRGRAGVEEDDKGPRAPRPSQPKKSKKASGSGAGSAATLGPPGFGTSGGSSTKLPKKATKTAPPALPAGYDSEEEEESRPMSYDEKRQLSLDINKLPGEKLGRVVHIIQAREPSLRDSNPEEIEIDFETLKPSTLRELERYVLSCLRKKPRKPYTIKKPVGKTKEELALEKKRELEKRLQDVSGQLNSTKKPPKKASEKTETSSAQQVAVSRLSASSSSSDSSSSSSSSSSSDTSDSDSG; the protein is encoded by the exons ATGCTGCAAAACGTGACTCCCCACAGCAA GCTCCCTGGGGAGGGGAATGCAGGGTTACTGGGGCTGGGCCCAGAGGCAGCAGCGCCTGGGAAAAGGATTCGAAAGCCCTCCCTGTTGTATGAGGGATTCGAGAGCCCCACAATGGCTTCAGTGCCGGCTTTGCAACTAACCCCTGCCAACCCACCACCCCCGGAGGTGTCCAATCCCAAAAAGCCAGGACGGGTTACCAACCAGTTGCAATACCTGCACAAGGTGGTGATGAAGGCTCTGTGGAAACATCAGTTTGCATGGCCCTTCCGGCAGCCTGTGGATGCTGTCAAACTGGGTCTGCCG gaTTATCACAAAATTATAAAGCAGCCTATGGATATGGGAACTATTAAGAGGAGACTTGAAAACAACTATTACTGGGCTGCCTCAGAGTGTATGCAGGATTTCAATACCATGTTCACCAACTGTTATATCTACAACAAG CCTACTGATGATATTGTCCTGATGGCACAAACGCTGGAAAAGATCTTTCTACAGAAGGTGGCGTCAATGCCACAAGAGGAACAAGAGCTTGTGGTGACTATCCCTAAGAACAGCCACAAGAAAGGGGCCAAATTGGCAG CCCTGTATACTCCACCACCTGAGATACCTACCACTGTCCTCAACATTCCCCACCCATCGGTCATCTCTTCGCCCCTTCTCAAGTCCTTGCACTCCGCTGGACCCCCGCTCCTTGCTGTCTCTGcagctcccccagcccagccccttgcCAAG AAAAAAGGGGTAAAGCGGAAAGCAGATACTACCACCCCTACACCTACAGCTATCCTGGCTCCTGGTTCCCCAGCTAGCCCTCCCGGGGGTCTTGAGCCTAAGGCAGCACGGCTTCCCCCTATGCGTAGAGAGAGTGGCCGCCCTATCAAGCCCCCACGCAAAGACTTGCCTGACTCTCAGCAACAGCACCAAAGCTCCAAGAAAGGAAAGCTGTCGGAACAGTTAAAACATTGCAATGGCATTTTGAAGGAATTACTGTCTAAGAAGCATGCTGCCTATGCCTGGCCTTTCTATAAACCAGTGGACGCTTCTGCTCTTGGCCTGCATGACTACCATGACATCATTAAGCACCCCATGGACCTCAGCACTGTCAAG CGGAAGATGGAGAATCGTGATTACCGGGATGCACAGGAGTTTGCTGCTGACGTGCGGCTTATGTTCTCCAACTGCTATAAGTACAATCCCCCAGACCATGATGTTGTGGCCATGGCACGAAAGTTACAG GATGTATTTGAGTTCCGTTATGCCAAGATGCCAGATGAACCACTGGAAACAGGGCCTTTACCAGTCTCTACTGCCTTGCCCCCTGGCTTGGCCAAATCATCTTCAGAGTCCTCCAGCGAGGAAAGTAGCAGTGAGAGCTcttctgaggaggaggaggaggaagatgaggaggatgaagaggaggaagaagagagtgaAAGCTCTGACTCTGAGGAAGAAAGGGCTCATCGCTTGGCTGAACTACAGGAAcag ctTCGAGCAGTACATGAACAGCTGGCTGCCCTGTCCCAAGGTCCAATATCCAAGCCCAAgcgaaagagagaaaaaaaagagaaaaagaagaaacggAAGGCAGAGAAGCATCGAGGCCGAGCCGGGGTTGAGGAAGATGACAAAGGGCCTCGGGCACCTCGCCCATCTCAGCCCAAGAAGTCCAAGAAAGCGAGTGGCAGTGGGGCTGGCAGCGCTGCTACACTAGGCCCTCCTGGCTTTGGAACTTCTGGAGGAAGTAGCACGAA ACTCCCCAAAAAGGCCACAAAGAcagccccacctgccctgccTGCAGGCTATGattcagaggaggaggaagaaagcagGCCCATGAGTTATGACGAGAAGCGGCAGTTGAGCCTGGACATCAACAAGTTGCCCGGGGAGAAACTGGGTCGAGTTGTACACATAATTCAAGCCAGGGAGCCCTCTTTACGTGACTCAAACCCAGAAGAAATTGAGATTGATTTTGAAACGCTCAAGCCATCCACGCTTAGAGAGCTTGAACGCTATGTCCTTTCCTGCCTACGAAAGAAACCTCGGAAGCCCTATA ctaTTAAGAAACCTGTGGGAAAGACAAAGGAGGAACTGGCTTTGGAGAAGAAGCGGGAACTAGAAAAGCGGTTACAAGATGTTAGTGGGCAGCTCAATTCTACCAAAAAGCCACCCAAGAAAG CGAGTGAGAAAACGGAGACGTCATCAGCACAGCAGGTAGCAGTGTCCCGCCTCAGTGCTTCCAGCTCCAGCTCAGATTCCAGCTCctcttcttcatcttcctcttcttcagaCACCAGTGATTCAGACTCAGGCTAA
- the BRD2 gene encoding bromodomain-containing protein 2 isoform X4, whose translation MDMGTIKRRLENNYYWAASECMQDFNTMFTNCYIYNKPTDDIVLMAQTLEKIFLQKVASMPQEEQELVVTIPKNSHKKGAKLAALQGSITSAHQVPAVSSVSHTALYTPPPEIPTTVLNIPHPSVISSPLLKSLHSAGPPLLAVSAAPPAQPLAKKKGVKRKADTTTPTPTAILAPGSPASPPGGLEPKAARLPPMRRESGRPIKPPRKDLPDSQQQHQSSKKGKLSEQLKHCNGILKELLSKKHAAYAWPFYKPVDASALGLHDYHDIIKHPMDLSTVKRKMENRDYRDAQEFAADVRLMFSNCYKYNPPDHDVVAMARKLQDVFEFRYAKMPDEPLETGPLPVSTALPPGLAKSSSESSSEESSSESSSEEEEEEDEEDEEEEEESESSDSEEERAHRLAELQEQLRAVHEQLAALSQGPISKPKRKREKKEKKKKRKAEKHRGRAGVEEDDKGPRAPRPSQPKKSKKASGSGAGSAATLGPPGFGTSGGSSTKLPKKATKTAPPALPAGYDSEEEEESRPMSYDEKRQLSLDINKLPGEKLGRVVHIIQAREPSLRDSNPEEIEIDFETLKPSTLRELERYVLSCLRKKPRKPYTIKKPVGKTKEELALEKKRELEKRLQDVSGQLNSTKKPPKKASEKTETSSAQQVAVSRLSASSSSSDSSSSSSSSSSSDTSDSDSG comes from the exons ATGGATATGGGAACTATTAAGAGGAGACTTGAAAACAACTATTACTGGGCTGCCTCAGAGTGTATGCAGGATTTCAATACCATGTTCACCAACTGTTATATCTACAACAAG CCTACTGATGATATTGTCCTGATGGCACAAACGCTGGAAAAGATCTTTCTACAGAAGGTGGCGTCAATGCCACAAGAGGAACAAGAGCTTGTGGTGACTATCCCTAAGAACAGCCACAAGAAAGGGGCCAAATTGGCAG cactccAGGGCAGTATCACCAGTGCCCATCAGGTGCCTGCTGTCTCTTCTGTGTCTCACACAGCCCTGTATACTCCACCACCTGAGATACCTACCACTGTCCTCAACATTCCCCACCCATCGGTCATCTCTTCGCCCCTTCTCAAGTCCTTGCACTCCGCTGGACCCCCGCTCCTTGCTGTCTCTGcagctcccccagcccagccccttgcCAAG AAAAAAGGGGTAAAGCGGAAAGCAGATACTACCACCCCTACACCTACAGCTATCCTGGCTCCTGGTTCCCCAGCTAGCCCTCCCGGGGGTCTTGAGCCTAAGGCAGCACGGCTTCCCCCTATGCGTAGAGAGAGTGGCCGCCCTATCAAGCCCCCACGCAAAGACTTGCCTGACTCTCAGCAACAGCACCAAAGCTCCAAGAAAGGAAAGCTGTCGGAACAGTTAAAACATTGCAATGGCATTTTGAAGGAATTACTGTCTAAGAAGCATGCTGCCTATGCCTGGCCTTTCTATAAACCAGTGGACGCTTCTGCTCTTGGCCTGCATGACTACCATGACATCATTAAGCACCCCATGGACCTCAGCACTGTCAAG CGGAAGATGGAGAATCGTGATTACCGGGATGCACAGGAGTTTGCTGCTGACGTGCGGCTTATGTTCTCCAACTGCTATAAGTACAATCCCCCAGACCATGATGTTGTGGCCATGGCACGAAAGTTACAG GATGTATTTGAGTTCCGTTATGCCAAGATGCCAGATGAACCACTGGAAACAGGGCCTTTACCAGTCTCTACTGCCTTGCCCCCTGGCTTGGCCAAATCATCTTCAGAGTCCTCCAGCGAGGAAAGTAGCAGTGAGAGCTcttctgaggaggaggaggaggaagatgaggaggatgaagaggaggaagaagagagtgaAAGCTCTGACTCTGAGGAAGAAAGGGCTCATCGCTTGGCTGAACTACAGGAAcag ctTCGAGCAGTACATGAACAGCTGGCTGCCCTGTCCCAAGGTCCAATATCCAAGCCCAAgcgaaagagagaaaaaaaagagaaaaagaagaaacggAAGGCAGAGAAGCATCGAGGCCGAGCCGGGGTTGAGGAAGATGACAAAGGGCCTCGGGCACCTCGCCCATCTCAGCCCAAGAAGTCCAAGAAAGCGAGTGGCAGTGGGGCTGGCAGCGCTGCTACACTAGGCCCTCCTGGCTTTGGAACTTCTGGAGGAAGTAGCACGAA ACTCCCCAAAAAGGCCACAAAGAcagccccacctgccctgccTGCAGGCTATGattcagaggaggaggaagaaagcagGCCCATGAGTTATGACGAGAAGCGGCAGTTGAGCCTGGACATCAACAAGTTGCCCGGGGAGAAACTGGGTCGAGTTGTACACATAATTCAAGCCAGGGAGCCCTCTTTACGTGACTCAAACCCAGAAGAAATTGAGATTGATTTTGAAACGCTCAAGCCATCCACGCTTAGAGAGCTTGAACGCTATGTCCTTTCCTGCCTACGAAAGAAACCTCGGAAGCCCTATA ctaTTAAGAAACCTGTGGGAAAGACAAAGGAGGAACTGGCTTTGGAGAAGAAGCGGGAACTAGAAAAGCGGTTACAAGATGTTAGTGGGCAGCTCAATTCTACCAAAAAGCCACCCAAGAAAG CGAGTGAGAAAACGGAGACGTCATCAGCACAGCAGGTAGCAGTGTCCCGCCTCAGTGCTTCCAGCTCCAGCTCAGATTCCAGCTCctcttcttcatcttcctcttcttcagaCACCAGTGATTCAGACTCAGGCTAA
- the BRD2 gene encoding bromodomain-containing protein 2 isoform X3 translates to MASVPALQLTPANPPPPEVSNPKKPGRVTNQLQYLHKVVMKALWKHQFAWPFRQPVDAVKLGLPDYHKIIKQPMDMGTIKRRLENNYYWAASECMQDFNTMFTNCYIYNKPTDDIVLMAQTLEKIFLQKVASMPQEEQELVVTIPKNSHKKGAKLAALQGSITSAHQVPAVSSVSHTALYTPPPEIPTTVLNIPHPSVISSPLLKSLHSAGPPLLAVSAAPPAQPLAKKKGVKRKADTTTPTPTAILAPGSPASPPGGLEPKAARLPPMRRESGRPIKPPRKDLPDSQQQHQSSKKGKLSEQLKHCNGILKELLSKKHAAYAWPFYKPVDASALGLHDYHDIIKHPMDLSTVKRKMENRDYRDAQEFAADVRLMFSNCYKYNPPDHDVVAMARKLQDVFEFRYAKMPDEPLETGPLPVSTALPPGLAKSSSESSSEESSSESSSEEEEEEDEEDEEEEEESESSDSEEERAHRLAELQEQLRAVHEQLAALSQGPISKPKRKREKKEKKKKRKAEKHRGRAGVEEDDKGPRAPRPSQPKKSKKASGSGAGSAATLGPPGFGTSGGSSTKLPKKATKTAPPALPAGYDSEEEEESRPMSYDEKRQLSLDINKLPGEKLGRVVHIIQAREPSLRDSNPEEIEIDFETLKPSTLRELERYVLSCLRKKPRKPYTIKKPVGKTKEELALEKKRELEKRLQDVSGQLNSTKKPPKKASEKTETSSAQQVAVSRLSASSSSSDSSSSSSSSSSSDTSDSDSG, encoded by the exons ATGGCTTCAGTGCCGGCTTTGCAACTAACCCCTGCCAACCCACCACCCCCGGAGGTGTCCAATCCCAAAAAGCCAGGACGGGTTACCAACCAGTTGCAATACCTGCACAAGGTGGTGATGAAGGCTCTGTGGAAACATCAGTTTGCATGGCCCTTCCGGCAGCCTGTGGATGCTGTCAAACTGGGTCTGCCG gaTTATCACAAAATTATAAAGCAGCCTATGGATATGGGAACTATTAAGAGGAGACTTGAAAACAACTATTACTGGGCTGCCTCAGAGTGTATGCAGGATTTCAATACCATGTTCACCAACTGTTATATCTACAACAAG CCTACTGATGATATTGTCCTGATGGCACAAACGCTGGAAAAGATCTTTCTACAGAAGGTGGCGTCAATGCCACAAGAGGAACAAGAGCTTGTGGTGACTATCCCTAAGAACAGCCACAAGAAAGGGGCCAAATTGGCAG cactccAGGGCAGTATCACCAGTGCCCATCAGGTGCCTGCTGTCTCTTCTGTGTCTCACACAGCCCTGTATACTCCACCACCTGAGATACCTACCACTGTCCTCAACATTCCCCACCCATCGGTCATCTCTTCGCCCCTTCTCAAGTCCTTGCACTCCGCTGGACCCCCGCTCCTTGCTGTCTCTGcagctcccccagcccagccccttgcCAAG AAAAAAGGGGTAAAGCGGAAAGCAGATACTACCACCCCTACACCTACAGCTATCCTGGCTCCTGGTTCCCCAGCTAGCCCTCCCGGGGGTCTTGAGCCTAAGGCAGCACGGCTTCCCCCTATGCGTAGAGAGAGTGGCCGCCCTATCAAGCCCCCACGCAAAGACTTGCCTGACTCTCAGCAACAGCACCAAAGCTCCAAGAAAGGAAAGCTGTCGGAACAGTTAAAACATTGCAATGGCATTTTGAAGGAATTACTGTCTAAGAAGCATGCTGCCTATGCCTGGCCTTTCTATAAACCAGTGGACGCTTCTGCTCTTGGCCTGCATGACTACCATGACATCATTAAGCACCCCATGGACCTCAGCACTGTCAAG CGGAAGATGGAGAATCGTGATTACCGGGATGCACAGGAGTTTGCTGCTGACGTGCGGCTTATGTTCTCCAACTGCTATAAGTACAATCCCCCAGACCATGATGTTGTGGCCATGGCACGAAAGTTACAG GATGTATTTGAGTTCCGTTATGCCAAGATGCCAGATGAACCACTGGAAACAGGGCCTTTACCAGTCTCTACTGCCTTGCCCCCTGGCTTGGCCAAATCATCTTCAGAGTCCTCCAGCGAGGAAAGTAGCAGTGAGAGCTcttctgaggaggaggaggaggaagatgaggaggatgaagaggaggaagaagagagtgaAAGCTCTGACTCTGAGGAAGAAAGGGCTCATCGCTTGGCTGAACTACAGGAAcag ctTCGAGCAGTACATGAACAGCTGGCTGCCCTGTCCCAAGGTCCAATATCCAAGCCCAAgcgaaagagagaaaaaaaagagaaaaagaagaaacggAAGGCAGAGAAGCATCGAGGCCGAGCCGGGGTTGAGGAAGATGACAAAGGGCCTCGGGCACCTCGCCCATCTCAGCCCAAGAAGTCCAAGAAAGCGAGTGGCAGTGGGGCTGGCAGCGCTGCTACACTAGGCCCTCCTGGCTTTGGAACTTCTGGAGGAAGTAGCACGAA ACTCCCCAAAAAGGCCACAAAGAcagccccacctgccctgccTGCAGGCTATGattcagaggaggaggaagaaagcagGCCCATGAGTTATGACGAGAAGCGGCAGTTGAGCCTGGACATCAACAAGTTGCCCGGGGAGAAACTGGGTCGAGTTGTACACATAATTCAAGCCAGGGAGCCCTCTTTACGTGACTCAAACCCAGAAGAAATTGAGATTGATTTTGAAACGCTCAAGCCATCCACGCTTAGAGAGCTTGAACGCTATGTCCTTTCCTGCCTACGAAAGAAACCTCGGAAGCCCTATA ctaTTAAGAAACCTGTGGGAAAGACAAAGGAGGAACTGGCTTTGGAGAAGAAGCGGGAACTAGAAAAGCGGTTACAAGATGTTAGTGGGCAGCTCAATTCTACCAAAAAGCCACCCAAGAAAG CGAGTGAGAAAACGGAGACGTCATCAGCACAGCAGGTAGCAGTGTCCCGCCTCAGTGCTTCCAGCTCCAGCTCAGATTCCAGCTCctcttcttcatcttcctcttcttcagaCACCAGTGATTCAGACTCAGGCTAA
- the BRD2 gene encoding bromodomain-containing protein 2 isoform X1 → MLQNVTPHSKLPGEGNAGLLGLGPEAAAPGKRIRKPSLLYEGFESPTMASVPALQLTPANPPPPEVSNPKKPGRVTNQLQYLHKVVMKALWKHQFAWPFRQPVDAVKLGLPDYHKIIKQPMDMGTIKRRLENNYYWAASECMQDFNTMFTNCYIYNKPTDDIVLMAQTLEKIFLQKVASMPQEEQELVVTIPKNSHKKGAKLAALQGSITSAHQVPAVSSVSHTALYTPPPEIPTTVLNIPHPSVISSPLLKSLHSAGPPLLAVSAAPPAQPLAKKKGVKRKADTTTPTPTAILAPGSPASPPGGLEPKAARLPPMRRESGRPIKPPRKDLPDSQQQHQSSKKGKLSEQLKHCNGILKELLSKKHAAYAWPFYKPVDASALGLHDYHDIIKHPMDLSTVKRKMENRDYRDAQEFAADVRLMFSNCYKYNPPDHDVVAMARKLQDVFEFRYAKMPDEPLETGPLPVSTALPPGLAKSSSESSSEESSSESSSEEEEEEDEEDEEEEEESESSDSEEERAHRLAELQEQLRAVHEQLAALSQGPISKPKRKREKKEKKKKRKAEKHRGRAGVEEDDKGPRAPRPSQPKKSKKASGSGAGSAATLGPPGFGTSGGSSTKLPKKATKTAPPALPAGYDSEEEEESRPMSYDEKRQLSLDINKLPGEKLGRVVHIIQAREPSLRDSNPEEIEIDFETLKPSTLRELERYVLSCLRKKPRKPYTIKKPVGKTKEELALEKKRELEKRLQDVSGQLNSTKKPPKKASEKTETSSAQQVAVSRLSASSSSSDSSSSSSSSSSSDTSDSDSG, encoded by the exons ATGCTGCAAAACGTGACTCCCCACAGCAA GCTCCCTGGGGAGGGGAATGCAGGGTTACTGGGGCTGGGCCCAGAGGCAGCAGCGCCTGGGAAAAGGATTCGAAAGCCCTCCCTGTTGTATGAGGGATTCGAGAGCCCCACAATGGCTTCAGTGCCGGCTTTGCAACTAACCCCTGCCAACCCACCACCCCCGGAGGTGTCCAATCCCAAAAAGCCAGGACGGGTTACCAACCAGTTGCAATACCTGCACAAGGTGGTGATGAAGGCTCTGTGGAAACATCAGTTTGCATGGCCCTTCCGGCAGCCTGTGGATGCTGTCAAACTGGGTCTGCCG gaTTATCACAAAATTATAAAGCAGCCTATGGATATGGGAACTATTAAGAGGAGACTTGAAAACAACTATTACTGGGCTGCCTCAGAGTGTATGCAGGATTTCAATACCATGTTCACCAACTGTTATATCTACAACAAG CCTACTGATGATATTGTCCTGATGGCACAAACGCTGGAAAAGATCTTTCTACAGAAGGTGGCGTCAATGCCACAAGAGGAACAAGAGCTTGTGGTGACTATCCCTAAGAACAGCCACAAGAAAGGGGCCAAATTGGCAG cactccAGGGCAGTATCACCAGTGCCCATCAGGTGCCTGCTGTCTCTTCTGTGTCTCACACAGCCCTGTATACTCCACCACCTGAGATACCTACCACTGTCCTCAACATTCCCCACCCATCGGTCATCTCTTCGCCCCTTCTCAAGTCCTTGCACTCCGCTGGACCCCCGCTCCTTGCTGTCTCTGcagctcccccagcccagccccttgcCAAG AAAAAAGGGGTAAAGCGGAAAGCAGATACTACCACCCCTACACCTACAGCTATCCTGGCTCCTGGTTCCCCAGCTAGCCCTCCCGGGGGTCTTGAGCCTAAGGCAGCACGGCTTCCCCCTATGCGTAGAGAGAGTGGCCGCCCTATCAAGCCCCCACGCAAAGACTTGCCTGACTCTCAGCAACAGCACCAAAGCTCCAAGAAAGGAAAGCTGTCGGAACAGTTAAAACATTGCAATGGCATTTTGAAGGAATTACTGTCTAAGAAGCATGCTGCCTATGCCTGGCCTTTCTATAAACCAGTGGACGCTTCTGCTCTTGGCCTGCATGACTACCATGACATCATTAAGCACCCCATGGACCTCAGCACTGTCAAG CGGAAGATGGAGAATCGTGATTACCGGGATGCACAGGAGTTTGCTGCTGACGTGCGGCTTATGTTCTCCAACTGCTATAAGTACAATCCCCCAGACCATGATGTTGTGGCCATGGCACGAAAGTTACAG GATGTATTTGAGTTCCGTTATGCCAAGATGCCAGATGAACCACTGGAAACAGGGCCTTTACCAGTCTCTACTGCCTTGCCCCCTGGCTTGGCCAAATCATCTTCAGAGTCCTCCAGCGAGGAAAGTAGCAGTGAGAGCTcttctgaggaggaggaggaggaagatgaggaggatgaagaggaggaagaagagagtgaAAGCTCTGACTCTGAGGAAGAAAGGGCTCATCGCTTGGCTGAACTACAGGAAcag ctTCGAGCAGTACATGAACAGCTGGCTGCCCTGTCCCAAGGTCCAATATCCAAGCCCAAgcgaaagagagaaaaaaaagagaaaaagaagaaacggAAGGCAGAGAAGCATCGAGGCCGAGCCGGGGTTGAGGAAGATGACAAAGGGCCTCGGGCACCTCGCCCATCTCAGCCCAAGAAGTCCAAGAAAGCGAGTGGCAGTGGGGCTGGCAGCGCTGCTACACTAGGCCCTCCTGGCTTTGGAACTTCTGGAGGAAGTAGCACGAA ACTCCCCAAAAAGGCCACAAAGAcagccccacctgccctgccTGCAGGCTATGattcagaggaggaggaagaaagcagGCCCATGAGTTATGACGAGAAGCGGCAGTTGAGCCTGGACATCAACAAGTTGCCCGGGGAGAAACTGGGTCGAGTTGTACACATAATTCAAGCCAGGGAGCCCTCTTTACGTGACTCAAACCCAGAAGAAATTGAGATTGATTTTGAAACGCTCAAGCCATCCACGCTTAGAGAGCTTGAACGCTATGTCCTTTCCTGCCTACGAAAGAAACCTCGGAAGCCCTATA ctaTTAAGAAACCTGTGGGAAAGACAAAGGAGGAACTGGCTTTGGAGAAGAAGCGGGAACTAGAAAAGCGGTTACAAGATGTTAGTGGGCAGCTCAATTCTACCAAAAAGCCACCCAAGAAAG CGAGTGAGAAAACGGAGACGTCATCAGCACAGCAGGTAGCAGTGTCCCGCCTCAGTGCTTCCAGCTCCAGCTCAGATTCCAGCTCctcttcttcatcttcctcttcttcagaCACCAGTGATTCAGACTCAGGCTAA